The nucleotide window ACCGGCTCTGATGAAAATCTTTAAGTTACGTTAAAGTAGAATAACTGCTGTCAATACTTTTTCCAGCTCCAGTGTCTTGACCTCTGGTAACGCTATTTCCTCTAAACCTGAAGTCCTCACATATCTCAGCCACTCCTCATAGGTAGTGAAATACATAGGGTTTCCTTCATTATCAACCTCTACGCGTAATCATAGGTAAACTCATTATGCTACCGACCGAATAAAGCTGAAAAACCGCATAGGGTAGGGGACTCAGCCCCACTATCGTGTTCACTAGTTGTGAAGCCTTAGTAATTTCCTCGTTCACCTTAATAATAATGACGAAGTTTACCGTAATATCACATCGGTATACCATTATAGTGACCCTTTTCTTCTATAAGGGACTGACAGTAATTGCCCTTTTCTGCAGTTAAGGGGATAAAGTATAGTGTTTTTCTTATCAAAGGGGGGAGATTATGTAGACCGAAATAGGTCCCCCTCAACTGTTCCAGTAAGCCAGACTCCTCAGCTTACATAAGGGGGCTAAGCACTTCCTCGGGTCTGAGCTTAAGGGGCGTCACTACCCCTTTCAGTGTGACTTAAGCCCTGACTAATATAAGAAGTCAGGCCTTTGTAGTGAGGTATAGTATTGCGGAAAGTATTATCGCCCCGGTTAATTAGGTAAACCTCGTCAAGAAGGGACTATAAGGGTTAGGTAAAAGCTACGTGATTTATATCCCTAAGGACATCGCTAACATCCTCGACTTGGGGTGTGATAGGGCAGTCCAGTTGTAAAAGGTGGTAGGACAGATTTAACACGTGCTATGACGCCCCCAAAGTATTAAGCTGAGGTTTGCCGTAAGAGGTTGGAGGAGAGGTCAGCAGGCCCCCGGGATTGATAGTTGGCACTGTCCTTCATTACCGTTATTGGGGAGGGGAGATAAGCCCCTCCTATGTACGTCTAGGTGGCTCACGAGGTGATCTCGGCTAACACTGTGCTCGAAACGTGACCGAAAGGCCCGTTACTGGACGTCAGGCCCGGTTTGTAGGCCACATATGCCTTAAAAATTAGTTAGAAGGTTTTTCACGACCTAAGTTTTTACGGTTTGTTTTCTAGTATTTCTTAAAGTCTCATTGAGTATTGGTGAAGGCTAGGAGAGAAACGTCTGTTAAACTAAAGGGTTCGTAGAGTGTGTATATTTGAGATACCACGGTTAGGGTACTTGACTGCCCCCTTACTTGAAAACAGTCCGAGTTAAAACTACTCGTTGACTCCCTGGTCAGGGTCATCGGGCACTTGGTTTCAAAGGTACTTATTACCCCCTTAGGCGTATAATTAATTATGGCTAAGATAGTGATGGAGGATATTGACGAAGACCTCTATAAGGTACTTAAAGTAAAGGCGGAAGCCTTAGGCATTAGTGTATCTGAAGCTGTCCAGCAAGCTATAGCCTTATGGCTTGAGGTAACTAACAGTGTAAAGGACTTGAACTATGCGGTGTTAAAAACAGACCCAAACGCGATAAAAGCCTATAATGAGGGAAAGTACGTGTTAGTGTGTGAAGGAAAGGTTATAGGGGCTTTCGAGAGTGAGGAGGAAGCAATTGAGAAAGCTAAAGGCCATACTAAATGTTTATTGAGCAGTAATAAATACCCTAAACTAGTTATAGGAGAATGGGGATGGACATCAGTTGCTTTAGGGTAAGCGACCGGCCCTTAATACCCGTAACTGTAATTGACCCAAATACCGGAGTTACGGTTGACGTTGAGGCCCTTATCGACACCGGGTTTTCTGGTTTTCTTTTAGTCCCCCAACCTATTTATGATAAAATTAGCTCTTTAGAGATTGACACCTCAAGGTTCTACTTGACGTTGAACGGCCTAATTAAAACTAAGGTAGCAAAGGTAGACGTTAAAATAGGGAGTTTAATTCTTAAGGGTTTTGCCGAAACCCCGATATTCGGCAGAGGTCTGACATTAATAGGTAGGGAGATGTTAAAGAAATTAAACGTCGAGTTTAAGAAAGGAGAGGAAATCTGTGTAAGGGATCCTTAAACTGTAGTTTTACTTATGACAGTACCTATCCTACTTTAACTCGTCTTAGAGGCCCTTCATCGGGGCTAACGCACCTAAACGGTTTCCGACAAGCTTGAAGAGCTCCCTCCACGCCCATTAGGTCGGTGAGCCCCCCGGTTTCGGGACTTGCCTTAGCAGTGCTCAGCCCCTTCCTAGCTCCGTGCTTTTTAACAAACTGTGTGTAAGCCTGAAAACTTTATCAGTATTACCACTGCTTGGTATTACCAAGGGAAATCAGGGTTAACTGTTTGACAAGTCTTATGGCGTTCATGACACGAAAGAGGATGTTGCCCGCAGGTATAGTAGCCCTTTCAGGTTATCAGGAGGGGTGTCCTCCTTAAGGCGTTACGGGGCGTTAAAGGGGCCGTCGTATTT belongs to Stygiolobus caldivivus and includes:
- a CDS encoding ribbon-helix-helix domain-containing protein, which produces MAKIVMEDIDEDLYKVLKVKAEALGISVSEAVQQAIALWLEVTNSVKDLNYAVLKTDPNAIKAYNEGKYVLVCEGKVIGAFESEEEAIEKAKGHTKCLLSSNKYPKLVIGEWGWTSVALG
- a CDS encoding clan AA aspartic protease, whose amino-acid sequence is MDISCFRVSDRPLIPVTVIDPNTGVTVDVEALIDTGFSGFLLVPQPIYDKISSLEIDTSRFYLTLNGLIKTKVAKVDVKIGSLILKGFAETPIFGRGLTLIGREMLKKLNVEFKKGEEICVRDP